Proteins encoded by one window of Taeniopygia guttata chromosome 1A, bTaeGut7.mat, whole genome shotgun sequence:
- the SLC35E3 gene encoding solute carrier family 35 member E3 yields MTLAPLPESVSLDTWQRTCSVLHICTYNGVFVGMPSPAVERYLWLGAEVRSARRGCWAGGGGAHRHTARTDTPHGEHTARTDTPHGEHTARTDTLHGEHTARTDTLHGGHTARTDTLHGEHTARTDTPHGEHIARTDTPHGGLSLRPSRAGPFGAGGATGRRGPTCPGGAEAEAAGPAGARRPPAASAMGWLPAQGRLAAGLLVNLAASICIVFLNKWLYVRLGFPNLSLTLVHFAITWLGLYLCQALGAFSPKSLQPAQVLPLALSFCGFVVFTNLSLQSNTIGTYQLAKAMTTPVIVVIQSVAYGKTFPLRIKLTLVPITLGVFLNSYYDVKFSVLGMAFATLGVLVTSLYQVWVGAKQHELQVNSMQLLYYQAPMSSAMLLFIIPFFEPVFGEGGIFGPWTLSAVIMVLLSGIIAFMVNLSIYWIIGNTSPVTYNMFGHFKFCITLLGGCLLFKDPLSVNQGLGILCTLFGILAYTHFKLSEQESNKSKLVQRP; encoded by the exons CCCGCTGTGGAGAGGTACCTGTGGCTTGGCGCCGAGGTGCGTTCCGCGCGTCGGGGCTGTTGGGCAGGAGGCGGGGGcgcacacagacacacagcacGGACGGACACGCCGCACGGAGAGCACACAGCACGGACGGACACGCCGCACGGAGAGCACACAGCACGGACGGACACGCTGCACGGAGAGCACACAGCACGGACGGACACGCTGCACGGAGGGCACACAGCACGGACGGACACGCTGCACGGAGAACACACAGCACGGACGGACACGCCGCACGGAGAGCACATAGCACGGACGGACACGCCGCACGGAGGGCTGTCCCTCCGGCCCTCCCGGGCGGGGCCGTTCGGGGCGGGCGGGGCCACCGGAAGGCGCGGGCCCACGTGTCCCGGCGGGGCGGAGGCGGaggcggcgggcccggccggTGCGCGGCGGCCGCCGGCTGCCTCAGCCATGGGCTGGCTGCCGGCGCAGGGCCGGCTGGCGGCCGGGTTGCTGGTCAATCTGGCCGCCTCCATCTGCATCGTCTTCCTGAACAAGTGGCTGTACGTGCGGCTGGGCTTCCCCAACCTCAGCCTCACCCTGGTGCACTTCGCCATCACCTGGCTCGGCCTCTACCTGTGCCAGGCGCTCGGCGCCTTCTCCCCCAAGAGCCTCCAGCCCGCGCAGGTGCTGCCGCTGGCCCTCAGCTTCTGCGGCTTCGTCGTCTTCACCaacctctccctgcagagcaaCACCATCGGTACCTACCAGCTGGCCAAGGCCATGACCACGCCGGTCATCGTGGTCATCCAGAGCGTGGCTTACGGCAAGACTTTCCCTCTGCGGATCAAGCTGACCCTG GTCCCCATCACGCTGGGCGTTTTCCTCAACTCCTACTACGACGTGAAGTTCAGCGTTCTGGGGATGGCGTTCGCCACCCTGGGCGTGCTGGTGACCTCCCTGTACCAAGTG TGGGTAGGCGCTAAGCAGCATGAGTTGCAGGTAAACTCGATGCAGTTGTTGTACTATCAGGCACCAATGTCCTCAGCTATGTTGTTGTTCATCATACCCTTCTTTGAGCCAGTCtttggagaaggaggaatatTTGGGCCATGGACACTTTCTGCTGTG ATAATGGTACTGCTGTCTGGAATAATAGCCTTTATGGTAAACTTGTCCATTTACTGGATCATTGGAAACACATCACCTGTCAC GTATAACATGTTCGGACATTTCAAGTTCTGCATCACCCTCCTGGGAGGATGCCTCTTATTTAAGGATCCATTGTCTGTTAACCAAGGCCTTGGGATTCTGTGTACGCTGTTCGGCATTTTAGCCTACACCCACTTCAAGCTTAGTGAGCAGGAAAGCAATAAGAGTAAATTGGTCCAGCGTCCATAG